acccgagcattcgtggccgttggtccgtgtggccgttgcacgcgggtcacgcgccagtaacgtcctgtcctggtcaactacccaccatgcgtgtgtcagacggagccgtcagtccaatcccaccaaatccgtgcagagctgtccttgttgctattattttattagttcacatcatatgagaccgatggaggtcacactataaatagagcacattcccctcctttgtaagggttggctcctttacttttcaagaacatttataataaaagagctcatatacacaatctctctccctcaatatctgatccggccaaggccatttgtttccatttatattgtgcttcttccattaagtattgaACATGGCTTCTAAATGTTCATGTCCATAGCAAATTGAGCAAATTATCGTTATTATCCGTTTTATTACtaaatactcacacgcttattttccactatcaaacatatatcaagatccaagcacatatcctatacccgcatacaaattcaattgatttcccAAATTCGGAGTAAACACTGTCAGTGATATATTTCCAAATAAAACAAGATACATAAATATCATTTGTACTCTAGCACTAATGTGAAAAACAAGATGGTGCCATTTGCAAGCACCAGGAAATAGATGCATGGTATGTACCGCCGTTTTAATTGGCCAAAATGCCTAATTAAGGCTTCGTTAAGATCACCATTTTGAAGCTGTCCCAATGTAAATCATGCAAATTGTACATGTATTTTCAGTATCATATCTTGGCTACAACATCGAAATTGTTCACTAAAACAATCAAATATTCCTTATTTAGTGTTCTTGATACAGAAAATATCTTCAGATGGCTTCATTGGTTGTAACAACAGCTCTCCATTGCCAAATTAGGCAAATCACTCTCTCCAAAATGGTTACTACACCTACATATAATATTCCATTCTTTTATCCGGTAAATGCTAGTCCACACGGCTGCATGAGATGTTTACACAAAATCGAAATTAAAGTAAGAATACATATCATTTAATTATGTTCTAAGTGGTAAATGtgtgtatgattaatgatgttagAGTCTGGAGCCTAAAGGGCATAAAAATACACGATATAAACCAAAAGGGGCTGCCTTCCATttatataccaaaacgggtataacatggactcctccacgttataccccaattttttttgcCATTGTCAAAaccagaacaaaaaaaaaattaatagtataacgtggactgatccacgttatacaaataattttgtataacgtgaaCTGATCCAcattatacaaataattttgtataacgtggattagTCTACATTATACaatatatatgttgtaaaacgtgaactgatccacgttatacaaaactATTTGTATATCGTGgaccagtccacgttttacaacatATATATGATAAAACGTTGGCCAAATAGCCCGGCCATGTCGACACCACTCAGGGAGTCCATTAATGAAGGCTTTTGAATAAGGCTGCCACACAAACTatagaaagaacataaaattacatgataataaaataaataaattacacataagcgtaactattatatcaaaacgccattaacaaccataattatgataaaatacctgaccatctgttaggttgtccaatacatccctacatatggGTAGCACAACACGTGCCTGATTTTCGAAAGCTTTACGATGAGTCCACTTTCGTGCAAGAGCCGTGTGTGGCTGAAGGGCCCTGGGTGGTGGCTGCATCGGTATAattcgctcccaagcccaaacctatgttaaaaatttaaaataaataaataaaaagcttataactatcaaataggacaaccaaataaaattatataattttaaaggtcacgtacctgcaataaggaaatgaatccacacacatcttTGGCTTTCCTCATTGAAGCGCGgcataaacaagtatacaaatatgacaatgcaGCCGCTCCCCAAGCTTGTCTACTCATTGCTCTAAGATCATGTATGTCAAGCAAATAGTCTAAATTAAGTAAGTCACCGGACTTATCCGGAAATATCGTGCCGCCACAAAGccatagcaagtacaacctaaccCGCTTTTGCACATCAATTTCTAGGGTATGATCTGTAATGTcatctaagcctctaatatattcaattaatttatttacttctaacctactaacaccattaaaaAAATCCAGACCGGGTGCCCAACCAGTAAGCTCGTGGATCAATTGTTGCCACCCAACAATACTTATATTTCTAGCATTAAGATCATTCATGGGATTACCATCAACAACCATGTCAAACATGAGctcaatatcttgtaatgtgatggtcGTGTCGCCTCACCCGTACGCAGATGAAAAGTGTGCGTCTCAGGACAccatctctctataagtgcagtaatgactgcccaatcatatgatacacatcctacctctactactcccctaaatccacacaAGACAAAGTGGTCAAGGATgcgaggatgaaaaggatgacgCCTCACGTGCTTCCAAAATTCGGTATCCGCGCGGCGTGAAAACAGGCATCCGGTCGGTCCACTCAAGGCACCATCCCACACAGTCTGTGATCGATGCTTCTCTTGGAGTGTTAACACATCATACACTTCTGGCCCCGGATGTAGGGGTACCCATGGAAGCTCCATAccttagagaaaaaaaaattgaagtccaGATCAAGTTATTTGGAGTAacttactattaaaaaaaaatattattccaaTTTTAGCAGAACAAATATGCACTGGCTAGATAAAGCCAACTTCCATACTCCTTATTTAGAAACCACTTATAGTGGACCACCTTAATACCTATAAAGTATAGACAAAATAATTTTCCACCTACTTAGACTTAGGTCTCATATAATAAAGCATTATcatgacattttaagtatctTTTTTTTGGGCTAGTGAGGCATCAATTaagttttacttttctgactatataaatatcacattaaaggtaCAATGAAAAACTTAACAAATCAGatcttttatataacaatccacaaaaataacaataacataacaacaaatttcttcaaaagtgctactaaacaaatcAGACCTTTTATATAACAATGCTTTTAACAATCATGTCTaaagttcaaattaaaataacacaaataaaaaattaaagaatccgtgtaatcaagatatataagacaaacagATATCCTATATCTACGATAAATAcacaatattatatgagttagcaaaaataccttaatttagaTAGCAACAAAAGACTTTTGATGAAGAAGTTGCTTAAAAAATTAGACTGTAATGCagggtttaaaaagaaaataaatggaggaaaaggagaaggagaagaaattTTGTAAGTTATGGAGGAAGAAGCGGAGGAGAACGGAGAAAAATTAGGGCAAAAATTTTGGGGATGAGGATGAGTAGTGGACAGTCCGACGTTTTACCATATATATGTTGTAAAATGTAGACTGATCCACGTTTTACAACATATATATGGTAAAAcctggactgatccacgttatacaaaattatttgtataacgtggatcaatccacgttatactattttatttttttattttttttattttatttttgttccgacaatggcaaaaaaaaattggggtataacgtggagaaGTCCatgttatacccgttttggtatataaATGGAAGGCAacccccttttggtttataccgtgtatttttatgccCTTTAGACTCCGAACTCAATGATGTTAACACCTAAGGTGGAGATGTatttaccattttaccccttccctgcctccttttttttcttttgaaatttgaaaaaaagtaaAAGTACACACGTGTCATTTCCACTTTAAAGTTTTGAGTAAATTTTTAAAATTGGACCTTTTTTTGGTTTGCCTTCTCATTTTTGCAGTTTGGGTCGAAAGCAGGTGGGctatttgcaggattgtccttcactggggtggtctttaatttttgtccgtcAAATcagtggtatttaatttttggccttcactAAAAGCGTCTTGATTCCAgattcgaacccccactcagttaaaaaattttaaaaaaaatcgcaatgtgccttgggtttcaaactctgccttcaggcaaaaaaaaaaaaaaaaatttggcagTTGCTGGAATTTTGCAAACCTCTGTAAGGACTAACTTTggacaaaagttaggccttaaggcctaattttgggtaacagcttgccttaaggcaaacttctgTCTAACTTCTGTCTTGCGAattccaacttatgccttgcgattttttatttattatttatactGAGCTTGGGTTCGAACCCAGGACCTCTGGGTGTTAAGCGAAGGGCAAgtattaaagaccaacaatttgaggggcaaaaattaaagatcaccccaaaagaagggcaatccgtgcaaacaAAAAAAAGAGCATTAAGCTCTCGAGGACACCtacttttttttttgcgcggattgcccttcttttggggtggtctttaattgttgCCCCACAAATTGgtgtctttaaatttttcccttcgcctaatatctagaggttctgggttcaaaccccagctcagttaaaaaaaaaaatcacaaggaagATATTTGGATTCGCGAGacagaattttgccttcaaaactctgccttaaggcagagaacAGGTTGGTTTTGCAGGCTGAGTGAAAGTTGTGGCTAATGCTGAATGTAAGAACCGAACGAGTGGCATAAACAAAGCTCAATAAaggagagtccggaaccaaaatgccccaaaaaaaaacattttgaaccaaaataccccaacaaaaaaaaacttaccaaagtacccatagcgcagtattttactgcgctatagcactaacggagacggagccgttaagtgctatagcgcagtattttactgcgttatagaagtaccaaaaaaaaaaaaaaatctataacgcagtaaaatactgcgttatataaacagtacaaaaaaaaaaattgcccaactttattttttgcaacacttagtgttattttccatactttgaccaataattagtcgtgtgtcaagattctgaaacgtcaatattttatatagaacctaatatttttttctgcgtacaataatgtaggctcaatacatcaaggatacgtaaacgttcggatcgtcattttaggggttgaaaaggtgcccgaagtaagttttgtttgaaaaaacttagtgttttttccatactttaaccaatgattagtcgtgtgtcaagactccgaaacgtcaatattttatatagaacctgatatttttttctgcgtacaacaatgtaggcccaatacatcaaggatacgtagacgttcggatcatcattttaggggttgaaaaggtgtccgaagtaagttttgtttgaaaaaatttagtgttttttccatactttgaccaatgattagtcgtgtgtcaagactccgaaacgtcaatattttatatagaacctgatattttttctgcgtacaataatctaggctcaatacatcaaggatacgtagacgttcggatagtcattttaggggttgaaaaggtacccgaagtaagttttgtttggaaactttagggtgttttattttttaagattttgatttaagcgtgttattttttaatcaagacataactttattttgaatataaatataattctaaaaaatatagggacaaaaactagttgtaaagtcatcaaactttagatggtcataactttgcgctcggacgtccgttttacgtgtttttttttttttgaacttgcgtattttttcgagatctatgtgGACAAACTGCCAacaggcggtttggccgagccgatttttaaaaaaacgccttttatcccattcaatttcgattttcccccaaattggcgtgaaattccCCCccaagatgatgatacgcaataaatttcaacgtaaaaatcccggggtaatgtagctgtgaatgtcaatttcacttctacggtttcaatttttgaaaataaagctgactaattttctcgacatataaagttgactaaaataaccttatagtcaaacactaagttttatcaaacaaaacttacttcgggcaccttttcaacccctaaaatgacgatctgaacgtctacgtatccttgatgtattgggcctacattattgtacgcagaaaaaaatatcaggttctatataaaatattgacgtttcggaatcttgacacacgactaatcattggtcaaagtatggaaaaaacactaagttttttcaaacaaaacttacttcgggcaccttttcaacccctaaaatgtcgatccgaacgtttacgtatccttgatgtattgagcctacattattgtacgcagaaaaaaatatcaggttctatataaaatattgacgtttcggagtcttgacacacgactaattattggtcaaagtatggaaaataacactaagtgttgcaaaaaataaagttggccatttttttttgtactgtttatataacgcattattttactgcgttatagaaaaaaaaaaattggtacttctaatactgcgctatagcacttaacggctccgtctccgttagtgctatagcgcagtaaaatactacgctaTGGGtattttggtaactttttttttttattagggtattttggttcaaaattttttttttttttgggcattttgattccggactcaaTAAAGGAGAAGGAAAAACTAAGAAAGAGGAGAAATCCTAAAGTGATTAGAAAAAACTGCAGTTAGCTCCTATACAAATAAGCTAGGCTATGGTCAGGAAGTAGTAAGCACCACAGGCCACATTAATGTGTAAAATTCTCAATGCTACTAAGTACTACACTCAAGCTGCCTACACAGTGAGTGAAGTTTTTCACATGCACAAATTCTCTACCAAGTAGATCTATGTGAAGCTAAGAGGGCAGTTCCAAAAAGTCACCTGGAAGAAAAATTCTGCcttgaaattattattattattattattattattattttaatttttgattGAGCGAAAGTTTGAACCCGAAACCAAGAAACTTTTAGCgaagataaaaattaaagaccaccaatttgagggacaaaaattaaagaccaccccagcgaaggataatcctgcaaattgcccggaCATCTAGAGGATCGGCCCAATTCTCACATGGCTTCAAAACCCAAATTTCATGCTCAGTTGCAGGCCTTTTTGCATATCTTTTCCTACTAATTCACAACTAGATTAGCAGTACATTGTTTTTATCAAAcagtaaaaagaaagaaaatctaATTTGGGATAGCGTAATTTCTGCAGGCTCAACCTGAAACATTTGAAATTGTCCAAAACACAATTGCCAAGCAGCTATCGGTTGATGTGAATACTGTGACACCCCACACCAAGTTTGCTAATTTGGGTGCTGATTCTCTTGACACCGTATGTTATTTCTAATAATGATTTTGTTCACTGATATAGTGCCTAACTATCTTGCATGTTGAGAATAAGTTACATACCCACAATATATAACTGTCATAACCAATTTGATATGATAACGTTTAAAAAAATGTAACATGTAAATATATAATACTATGTCAAAACatgttaaatatatatatatatattgatacgTGTGAAAAGTCTTTATACCGTCGATGTATAAATTGAATAGTTTTCAATATAATCTCTTCTCTTTTAGTCCGctaacattttttttatttttttatttttttgaattgGGAAAGGGGTAGGTCAGTGGGTGTGGAGGGGATTAAATTTCAAGAAATATTTATTATATGATTATCTAAAATTGTAGGTGGAAATAATGATGGCTCTAGAAGAGAAATTGGGAGAGTCAATTGGAGAAGGAGGAGCTCAGAACATTGCCACTGTCCAAGATGCTGCCGATCTCATTGAAAAAGTGAAGGAAATTGCAGCTTGATATGATGCGCTTACAATCATATATCTGAAATGGTCAATTTGAGCCCAGACATAATTAGCTGTGAAATTTACCAtcctattttaattttttcattttgtttccaTATGCCATGGCCAATGCTTACAATATTTTATCCTAACCAGAAATTTTGCTATTACTTCCAACTCCTTTCAAGATTTGGTCCCCCATTTATGAAGTACAAATACAAATAAACAACAAATGCTTTTTTCACTGTCATTCATATATGTGCAACTCTTGATGtgtgaagaaatcacaatcttTATATTAGGTACGAAATATTTGATTGCTATTTAATATGCTCCTGATGCTGTATCAAATCTTTAAAGCAATCAATCTTCTTTAATTTGTACAAACAACTACACATAATATGCTAAACTAAATTCCCTGACTTCAATGCATCCATAAGCACAGTGGCTGAATTATTAGTTAATTACAGTCAAATTGGCTGTATTAACAAATTTACTTTCTTAACAGAATATAGCATAAGAtcattaattataaaaaaaattagggtAAGAAGAAAATATTTCTCAAGGGTTGCTTAATATTCGACAGTAGTATAAGATATTAATGCAACTTTGGTCACGAGAACTGCATTAAATCACGCATTCTTACATAATTTTTGAACTTCAAATCCATAATATTTAGAAGATTTTTAACATGTCTTACACTACATGCATGAGTTGAATACGAAGAAGATGAAGCAATAAttattgatttttatttttttttgtttttttgtttagaACATCATAAAGCATATGGTAAATCAAAAGTAAATTATGAAATTATATAAGACTAATTGTGGAAAAACTAAAGAAGAGTCATTCAACATGCAAATACAAAATAACGCCAAAACATTTACGGGATCTTGAAAGCAAAGTGTTAAAATGAGTATTTGATATCAGGTGAGAAATAAATAAAGTGTCTCCTTGCTAAATACTCATTGGCTATAAAATGAATTTGGGGCATTTGATAGCTGTTTGCTATTAGATCAATGCTTCAATTTTAAACAGTCAAGGGCGTAAACTAGACACAATATAGTAGATGAAAATTATGAGAAAACAATTTTTGTTGGCAGTGAGAAAAAACAAAATTTGAATCTTAGTgaaaataaccaaaatggaaaATTTCTTATCATCCTACCCCTTTGGCCATAGATTAAATTCCAAATATTTGCAGGTTATTTTAAATAGGTGTTATGTCTATCAAAATGACTCATTATTTCAACTTAAAACATAAAATATAGAATTTAAAGTTTGAAAAGTAAGTTTTAGAATCCTTTTAATTTTTTATACATGAAACGTCAAATATGTTTTCATATTCAATTCGATTTTAACTTCAAATATCCTTTTTCAATTTTGACTTAAACCCCACTTTTCTTAATCTATTTGATCTTATATATTTTTACTGGATCTTATGGAGCGTGCTTATATACAACATCATTCATGGGATATTTTTGAAAGTCACGCTGAAAAAAGGGAGCGAGTTAttagataaaaagaaaaataatttggaCCAAAAAAAGTGACTTGGACATAATATACATTGATTAGTTGCGTCagggaaaaaaatatatatataaccatACACATTCTATATATCCTACAGTAAGTCTAAAACGACAGCCTCTTCCATAGAATATTGATGATCTTATAAGTTATAAATTTCAATCAATTTATATCCAAACACTTATTAATTAAGTAGGTGTTTGGtcataaaaatcaaatatttttcactttatttggtattttggagttaGAGTTAAAGATAGAGTTatgtttggttataatttttggaaagaatatttgattgtttgaatgtattgaaaataaaaaaaaaatggggaaaaaagtgaaaaaaaagtttttgttgtttttcaaattttaaatacaatttcaagttgtatttgaaatttttatggtCAAATATGATaaagtgaaaaaagaaaaaaagtgaataattctcatgggcAAACGGGCCCTAAATCTTGCTTAACCTAATTATAGAATTAAATTAAATACTTAATAAGACattatagattttttttattactcctttcggatcaaaaaaagagaggcaattggcgcgaatgcccctcttttgggctggtctttagattttgcccctcaaaatggtggtctttaattattgcccTTCCGAGCAAAAGCAACATAGTACAAAGACATTACTACCCCTAACcgttacatataaaaaaaaaaattgttattcAAATCTACCCTTATTCAAATCCTTCCCTTCTTTCATATCGTTAACCCAAACTTCATTCCCAATTTTTCACATTATTCAAATTGTTGTTTCAAGCCAGACTTCtcaattgattttgctgctacaacatcagtaaaaggtacaaatcttaattcaactcaatataacgattttattgagtttagattgttaatatttgaaaaaacaTCATCTTCTACGACCTGATTATTAAGAAACAACTGACATACAGCTCAGATTGAACATTGCGCATGATAAAATTAATCAGCAAAATAGAATTGAttggatttattgctttgttctgattttaattactttataccttacttaaattagtatacaatgcttatttacttgaaattgtaattatagtaaattcaatttaaatcaggcaatgcttatcgatttaaacttgaattaaggCAAACTGTGTACAAATTTTGAACAAGTATGCCGAatgaggcaaaagttcaatttatttAGGAGTACATTTTGCCGTTAGAGGCAAAGTCCATTATCATAACCAATACAAAAAGTatttatgccggaggaggcaaaagttcaatttacaaaagagtagagtatgccgttatcGGAAAAATTTCTGAACAAaattcataacaagtatgccatAGAGGGCAAAACTTCtagtttatatagaagtataaatcagtccattttaaattggaataactgttgcatggATTTGATTTATATTGCATGAAGATAGAGgaggtttttcaatttttttttaaaaccaaaaacagttactgcattatgataagcaaaacaaaaagtacttatgccggaggaggcaaaagttcaatttacaaaagagtagagtatgccgttaccaACAaagttctgaaccaatttcataacaagtatgccggagaaggcaaaagttctggtttacatagaagtataaattagtccagttgcgtcaatcctctaattggaataactgttgcaggcatttgatttaaattggatgaaagtggaggaggttttcatttatttattttttaacaaaaaacagttactgcattatcatcagcaaaacaaaaagtgcttatgccggaggaggcaaaagtttaatttacaaaagagtatagTATGTCGTTACCGGCAaagttctgaaccaatttcataacaagtatgccgaagaaggcaaaagttctagtttatatagaagtataaattagtccagttgcgtcaatcctctaattggaataactgttgcaggcatttgatttaaattggatgaaggtagaggaggttttcatttttttttaaaccaaaaacagttactgcattatgataagcaaaacaaaaagtgcttatgccggaggaggcaaaagtacaatttacaaaagagtagagtatgccgttacaggcaaacttctgaacaagtatgccggagaaggcaatacttctgtttagaagccattaaagtaaaattctacaaacctaaagaaacttagacttcattaacatacatttaaatatatatgtCCACAAAACATAAAATCCTAACTTCATAAGTACCAAATTACCATCATCAGTTCTAATTTCATGTGTACTCATTCCAAATTGCCCCATCGTCAATTTGACCAGTGTGTTGGAATAACCTCTGccttacaaatcgtaattctCTTCGTAGATCATTATTTTCTCTACTCAGAGCACCGTAAAGAGCCCTCAAAAAATCTATGTCTCTTTTGATATCAGCAATTTCTTGAGTAATTTGCAAATTTGCAATATTAGGATGGATTTGGTTATGAAGATGGGCATGTTCATGTGCTTGCCCGTGGCCACCATTAACATGTACAATATGttgattttggttcattttgtatgtgattatatctggttttcaaaagtaaagtgtttttttccttcttccaaaagttgtgttagtttatatagaagtatgaattagtccattttaaattggaataactgttgcatggatttgatttaaattggataaagACAGAGGAGGTTTTTCAGTGTCATGAAAATAACTGTTGCAATTTTATTGGAATAAATGTTGCAGAAACAGTTACTCCGTTTTTTAAGAATGCTGGTAGGGGCAAAACTTCTGTTTACAAAATGGTAGAGTATGTCGTTTCAGGCATACTTCAAGACTTTACATACAAAGTCTGCTGGGAAGGGcagaacttaaattttcaaaaatacaacttaaatacatttcattttgattttttctcaagtgaatctctctttatgc
Above is a genomic segment from Lycium barbarum isolate Lr01 chromosome 12, ASM1917538v2, whole genome shotgun sequence containing:
- the LOC132624425 gene encoding uncharacterized protein LOC132624425, coding for MCKILNATKYYTQAAYTVSEVFHMHKFSTKGSAQFSHGFKTQISCSAQPETFEIVQNTIAKQLSVDVNTVTPHTKFANLGADSLDTVEIMMALEEKLGESIGEGGAQNIATVQDAADLIEKVKEIAA